Proteins encoded within one genomic window of Heptranchias perlo isolate sHepPer1 chromosome 35, sHepPer1.hap1, whole genome shotgun sequence:
- the LOC137301992 gene encoding probable G-protein coupled receptor 139, giving the protein MSLSYMIKLQILWAINDIQKIYFPILAAFGVPVNVVTIVILSRGKCGLSKCVTRYLVAMAAADLLVVIIDLILRQIPIVYREQFSFLRVIRMCNIHAVLLYAATDCSVWFTVTFTFDRFVAICCQKLKTKYCTEKTAAVVLGTVTVLSGLKNIFWYFLYKNEYWLSNSPWFCRVPPIVAHSLVWTVTELMHYVLTPFIPFLLIVLFNVLTVRHIVVASRARRRIRGPSSGESPSDPEMENRRKSIVLLFVISGNFILLWVVFTACSILRRLDYLGYPVPLPTFVGEIGFMLQLLSCCTNTFVYAVTQRKFREELRNGVKYPLAMMVKLIR; this is encoded by the exons ATGTCTCTTAGTTACATGATCAAGCTCCAGATTCTATGGGCGATTAATGACATACAAAAGATTTACTTCCCCATCCTGGCTGCGTTCGGTGTCCCGG TTAAcgtggtgacgattgtgatcctgtctcggggaaagtgcggtctctccaaatgtgtcactcgctacctcgtggccatggcagcggcagatctactggtcgttatcatcgatctgatattaaGGCAGATTCCTATTGTTTATCGGGAACAATTTAGTTTTCTGCGGGTCATTAgaatgtgtaatatccacgccgtcctgctttatgcagccacagactgttcagtctggttcacggtcactttcacctttgatcgatttgtggccatttgttgccagaagctgaaaactaaatattgcaccgagaagacggcggctgtggttctcggaacagtgactgtgctgagcggCTTGAAGAACATTTTCTGGTATTTTCTGTATAAAAATGAGTATTGGCTTTCTAATAGTCCCTGGTTTTGCCGTGTCCCACCCATTGTAGCTCATTCGCTGGTCTGGACGGTCACTGAATTAATGCATTATGTGTTAACGCCATTTATTCCATTTCTTTTGATTGTACTGTTCAATGTattaaccgtcagacacattgtcgtggccagcagagcccgcaggagaatcCGGGGTccgagcagtggggagagtcccagtgacccagagatggagaaccgaaggaaatccatagtTTTACTatttgttatatcggggaatttcatcctgttgTGGGTGGTGTTCACTGCGTGTTCTATATTGAGACGATTGGATTATTTGGGATATCCTGTTCCCCTGCCCACATTTGTAGGAGAAATCggcttcatgctccagctcctgagttgctgcacgaacacttttgtttatgcagtgacccaaaggaaattcagagaggagttgaggaatggagtgaaatatcccctcgcaatgatggtcaaattaattagatga